The DNA window TAGGGCATATTTTTCAATGTCGCCTAGGGCCTAAAAAAGCTCAGGACCGGCCCTGCTAAACGGTTATGGTCGGACATTCCTCTAACGATATAAAAATCTCTAACTTTTCCATGGGCTTAGGGTGTTCTCAACCTTCGTCATCCTTCGGATATGGGTGTATCTGACTCTCCAGTAGTAATTGGTGATCCTATCGAGTGTACGGGCTTTAGCCTGGGCTCCATTTTTTGTTCTCTTTGTCTGGTGATCCCTTCGAAATCAATGGATTGAGCGCCCTACACACCCCCCCCCCACCGGGTTCTGCTTGTCCTGGTATTCAAGGGAGTATGACTACTTCGTCGTGGAGCATGTCTTAAGTCAGCTACCTAGAAAATACAGCCaagttgtatgcgttttccagAAACGGCTTCAAATTGTTAGCGCTCAAAATTTGCAAGTTAACAAATTAACACGATTAGCACTTGGTGGGCTAGAGataaaactaaaatgaaatggACTCAAGATTTAAGTGATTCACACCTCAAAATTGAGCTACATCCACTCTGTTGCTCGAATTATATTGATTTCAAAGGTTACAAAAAAGCGCTCGGCTAAGACTAGAATTCTATCTAGCTTCAGTTGTCTGACATCCTTACAAAAGGTTCTCCATGAACCCAGAGAGCCTTAAGCTCATATGATCTATACTTTTAGGCATTTAATGTGTCTCTTACATCGATCAACGTGCTGACAACTTTTTAACCATTAGTTGATATTCGACGATGAAGTtatgtttgctttgttgagaTTGCACGTCTTTTTAGGTCGTTGTGTGTTAGGCGATCTACTTGATCTTGATTAATTAACCATGTCAATCCGAGCAGCGAGCCGACCTCTTTTGTATCCTATCCTAGGATTTTGCTTTTGATTATTGATTGACACGTACCTAATTAGCGTCTGAGTAAGATTGCTTCTAAAACTTTGCACCATAAAGTTGTTAGTCTTCTCACACTTCCTTGACAATCAAGAAGTACTTTATGTTGCATAGTCGGCTAAATTGATGAGATGGATCAGCGGAATGAGTTTATGAAAACTACCGGATTCAATATATGTGGCTCAGTTTGCTTGATCCCTAAGCTATGGACATTAAGATCCGTTCAACAGATCCAATTCGATGTAGGGAGGTCTTGCAGAAAAGCTTAAAACCTCTCGTTCTCATTACTTTttcaatatgaaaaaaaaaaattaaaatgaaatggTCATCTTATTCAAAACTGCAAACCGATTGTGGAATCCTTCTCTCCCACTTCACACTTTGGAACGCACCATTGGAGAGGCTTCAAACAAGCCCTACTTCAAACttaaaaagtttaccaaactaCTTCAATTTGGTGAAGTGTATAGACAAACTCAGAAGAATAAAAAAGTGAACACGAGATCTCAGTAACTTGAAATTATCTTCAAATCCCCCCAAGGGAACAAaaagaatgaaagaaaaaataacgTAAAAGATTAatgataaatataaaaattaatcaggcctaaattgaagaagatgaacaaagaaaagaaagagggaCTATTGAAAGTGACTGGACTTAACCCTAACCACCTATTTGGCAAGTGAGATAACTCAGTCCCTGGGCCAGGGCAATCACGCTCGCAGCCTGTATTGGCTTAAGCTATTTTTCTTGCGGGCCTGGGCGATCACTAACATGTTCCCCGCAAACCTCCGGCCCATTTAAATATGTCAGTTTTTATATTTGGGCCCGTTTGAGAACACTAAGTACGAAACATTTCTGCTCAAAAATGATTCAAGCCTAAAACAATACAAGAAGAATTGCTTCAATAAGCCTAAGGCAATTCTACGATCCGTACTTGCTTTGAAGGTTTTAAGCCCAACGATATCGAGAATCGCAAGGCATTCCTAAGAGAGCAATAAGGGCTcgtcttattttttttttctcctcttaAAATGACAAGCTGGTGGTTTTGCCATGATAGTCCATTCTTCCGGGGATCGATAATATTCACAGAGATATTTCAATCTTCTTCTGGCCATCCTCGTGCGATTCACCAAGTGCCAGGAATCGTACCGAAGACATGCCCTGTGGAATACGAGCCTAAAATTCATCACCAACCCCTGGTACCTCGTGGTAGTTCaataagggtgcgtttggtacgcagacgggacgggacggaacgaatgtgtaatttttgaaaaagacatgaggtatatttgtcttaaaatggtaaaacattgtgttccacagacgtggaacaaacccgttccaggggggcaggtgggacgcaaaaacacccaaaatctgtcccgtggaacagcccgttccacccatttttggtgcaccaaacgcgggacggaacgcctcgtcccgttccgtcccgtcccgtcccacgtaccaaacgcaccctaagggCTCATTTGGGTATTGTGAATGTAGGCTCTAAATTGAATTTACAATTTATGCTCATAAGTGTTTTTTTCAAGGGtgctattataaataaaaataataaaaaataaaagttaaatttttgttaaaacatagtgctttcttaaaaaaaagtaaaagtgTATTATAAAGAAACATATAACAGAAGTTTCTTTATCGTAACCTTGTCAAAATACAATTAGAACGCTTTTGATGgtcaaaaacatttttaaccTCTCTAAATAACAATCTCAAACATTTCAACCTCATTTGCTAAAGCAACTTTATACTAAAATGCCCCGTTTAAATGTTACACAGATTGGCAAATGACTTATACCTCAGTTAATTAAGGAGCATTTGCGCATGCATATGATCTATGAAGTCCTCCATGCATCCAAAGTCCTCttggaaaaattaaaatggTGGACAGATTGTATCCACATGTCCATCACCAAAAACCAGCCACTCGTTCAAGACTGCAGAGTGTTCATTTCCCAACTTTCTTCCCAAGAAATATCTatcaaaaaattggaaaattaaaaGAACAACCGCCTTCCCAAGCAAAAGATACCTATATATACAAAGCAAGAACAATCCACAGCAAAACCCACACCTCCCAGCAATCACCATTTTTTACAGGCCACTTCCAAGGACCAAATCCAAATTAAAGAAACCCAGCCACCATCAAACTCGAATATCTCAAAAATGGGCATGGTTTTTGGAAAGATATGCGTGGAAACCCCAAAATACAAAGTCCTCCACTCCACCGCCCTCTACGAAATCCGGCAATACCCGCCTTCAGTAGTAGCCCAGTTCACCTACGATCCGTCAGACCTCAAGGGCGACAAAGATGGCGGCTTTGCCATTCTGGCCAATTACATCGGCGCGTTGGGAAACCCCCAGAACACCAAACCCGAGAAAATCGCCATGACGGCTCCGGTCATAACCAAATCCCAAAACCAAGAAAGCGAAATGATCGCCATGACGGCTCCGGTCGTGACGAGGGAGGAGAAGGGGAGGAAGATGGTGACGATGGAGTTTTTGCTGCCGGCGAAGTATGGGAAGGCGGAGGAGGCGCCGAAGCCGGTGGACGAGAGGGTGGTGATTACggaggagggagagaggaagTATGGGGTGGTGGGATTCACTGGAGTGGCGACGGAGAAGGTGGTGGCGGAGAAGGTGGAGAAGTTGAAGGAGAGGTTGGAGAAAGATGGGTATAAGATTATTGGGGATCATCTGCTGGCTAGGTATAATCCGCCATGGACGTTGCCTCCGTTCAGGACCAATGAGGTTCTGATTCCGATTGAGTGATGTTTTAGATTTTGTTCAACTGTTTGTTGTACCATgctctgctttttttttttggtttttggataAAGCTCTGTTTTTTCGTTAAGTATTAATAAAACATGTATTTTGTACAGTAGACTCTATTTTATGCTGGTTTGGAATGACATTCATGTTTACTAATCTGTAATCAGTTGGAGACAAGGAAGGAAGAAATCATGAatagagaaaggaaaagaaagatatGAACTAGTACCTTAGTTGAcaccttttttatttgttatttttaagtgtttgatTACGAAGAGAAATAAGGAATCAAAAGAGTTTCAATACCATTGGTTTAGTAGACGCAATGAAGTTAGGAATCATAATAATTTCAGTACATGAACATGCCATTTAAGGAAAGAAGTACGGTTCCCCTTGAGTCGGCTTTTCAAATGGTTAGTAGCTCCCACTTTGAGCACTTCCAGCGTGAGAGCCCTCCCcaggctattcactatttaatccacctaatgaacagtaattacctttaatgaatagtaatcgCATTTTGCATATCCACCGTTGCACTTGAATAACCTTATCAAttgacaataaaatattagtaattttttatttataaaataatacaaaatattttaCTTTCTTCATTTTCCCGGAAAATACTTTACTTTCTTTCATTCATCCACAAAAAATCCCACTTCTGGGTTTTCTTTCTCATTCAATAATTCCCCCACCAAGCTCAGAGCTCTTAGTACTCTGTTTCCCGTAAAAAAAACCCATATCTTTTGACCCGGGCTTCATCTCCAGTCAAACCCTCTCCTTCTCGCCGTCAAGATCCCTCTCCAAGCTCTATTCCCCTACCTCCTCCTCCCCTCTTTCTCCCCAACCACCGCCGCCGCAACTCGCCAGGTCAAGTCAGTCAACGGACCCAATCCCAAACCCTCTATGAGATGATGTCCGACGATAGAACCAAGACTCCAGGCTCCTCCCggatgatgcgaaaattaacttaacacacaaatttaaccctcttttgacaattgtagtataagtataagtaaggatcgttctggaccagggattatgagggcttgctaataacctctaaactgactcaaaaacataaaactaaacttaaaaacatttaacaagactcacaagactcaaagcaaacttaaaatactcaaaacagcttaaaacaaccaaataaattaaactatacactaggaatgactttggacgaaaattgacttttacttgaatcaaaacatttaaaaacacaaattaatacagattctaactaattagacacactaaagtaaagggggagtgagttttggacgaagttgaaacaaacaaacaagtatgagaaactagacagattgtaaaacaaatttgagaaataagatgatggatgagatagctagaggctttttctccacacatgatatgtatgcaaacaactcgatttccagttactacttcattgaattatgaacgacaatgctccaaattaaccgtgacatcactaattaactctcagattttccttgttttattggattggatgacatcattcgacaacccaaaacattcttctaaagttccctacatgacatcataatagagatacaatcaaagatcattacgtttaatgaaaatcataagcattgacaaagcacttgcaactatgacatcatgtcactcatgctaggaattgaatttaacgcgatcgtttataagcgaccttcactacatgtgaatataagtttgtaacgattatgtgaaacttccttatattctagcagcggatttatgcatgccaattaagtgtcgacccttaattaacaaatacaaataagttatcaatcaaatagttaagccaattgcattcacgattcaagagttcataacttgaatttatcaaattatattgcacacataatcatggctttgaaatcacccctagccaagaggggtttagccactcatatttacaacaaaacgaaaggaaatgaatttaaacattagaaacaaaagaaagaaaacccctaaacgctccaacaatccaagttggacagcaagtacatccaagcactttcctttccttcctttgctacggcacaaggtgttggtgagtgtttgaaggtttgtttgtatggaggaatggatgtgtttggatgaaggttgtgttgaaatgggagtgaatgatatAACCAAGTATGTATtccatttatgttacacacacttccttttatagaggaaatgcatggcaatggaggggaacatggagtggtgtagcaattgagtgcaatgatgcatgaaatctaaaatgatggagggaacaaggaatggtgtagcaattgagtgcaatgattcaatgtaatgatgcatgaatctaaaataatggagggaacaaggaacggtgtagcaattgagtgcaatgattcaatgtaatgatgcatgaaatctgaaataatgaaagggacaagggtgatgatgcatggcatgggtggaaaggtgagtaagtggtgaatcaatgagtgcaaggaggtgaaaagatattgtgcacatggtagacaaaagaaaggaagtggaatgatgcaacaaatgagtcaatggagggaacatggatgatgatgcacggcataggaattcaaagggagtgcaatggtggtgcacggcaatgatggaaaggggaaaggtgaatggtagagtgacacccctttgtggctgagctctttatcctttttacactaattgttatttctctttaacacattcctagcctcttgagtcttcaatttcgtccatccaccttgctccatacatgtgttatccattccaagcccaaaactgctccgaaacgcaccaaaatgcatcttattgctttataaggcttATGGACCTATAAatacacgaaaataacttaaaatacataattaactaagaaataacaacataaatgcatgagaacaagctaactcagtcgaataaatatgctcctatcaccggACCGGAAAATCCATGAGAAAATCCTTGCATCTTCACCCTGACGTCAGCGTGCATCACCTCCACCTCGAGCTCTCGGGCTGGCAACTCCTGCCAGGCCTTTCCCTCGGGGTCGCTCAGGCTCCATCGCCAGCACACGCTGGACCTCCCCACTCGGGCTCTCTGGCCCTGTTCCGCAGCATGTCCCTCAAGCACGAGCTCCCACTGGAGCTGCTCTTAATCCAACCTTTTATTAGTAAcatggaagaaaaagaaaaaagaaatattaatGACAACTAATCTACCTTTTGTGATTCAAAGCAATTATTCAAAAGATTTTGAACTAAACATGAAAGAGATTTCACAAGCTCTTGAAAATTCATGTTGTTATTTAAACCTAATTTAGCTATCTCGTCAGCTGCAAAATTACTCTCTTTATGGACATGCTACAAATTCCAACTCCAATTTTCTTTGATTAAATTTCAGCACTCTAAGATAAGACCATAAAGAGAATGATTAAGGCGCTAGGAGAATTATGAATGAGAGAGACCataattcaatttcttaatttacGCATAAAATTGTTAAAAGATTATGTATTTCATGAACAACTAAAAACACTAACCTAAAAAAATTCATAGATAGTAAAGATGAATCATCTTGACAAAACAGTGCAAAGTAGACCTAAATGAATAGACTTTTGGAAATCATATTAAGTCCTGATACAACTTTGTTTGTAGCAGTGTTGATCTGACGGTTGGGGTGCAAACATAAGGGGATTAGTGGGGAAGTCTAGGGTGCATTTGTTgtaccggactgtctcggactagactagcttcaaggactaagttagactggcttagactagactaagctggactgatttAGTGAAGTATTTAGTGCAGcatcggactaagaagcaggactgtaatattatattattttatattaaattaatatatatatatataattaacattttattatatattaatattttactattaatttatctttttcCTTCTCCCTTTACCTCTTTTCCAATCAAACCCCACCTCTCCATCCTATGTCAAGCCTCTCTTCATACCTCTTTTCCCGTCAAACCCCACCTCCCATCCCGTGTCAAGCctctcttccttctcccttTACCTCATCCCTCTACCTTTTTTCTCGTCAAACCCTACCATAGTGAAGGCCCAAGGGAGTGGGCGAAGGTGCGAATCAGAAGGGGGAGGGCGAAGGAGAAGGGAGACGAAGAGGGATCAACGGTGGGGGAGAGAACGGGACTAGCAGTCCACTTGAAATCGAGAGGTCTCCTTAAGAACGTTTAGTGAAACGTTCAGTCGGGGCGAGTCCCATTTAGTCCCATTAAACTTAATCCTTGTCTAGAC is part of the Malus domestica chromosome 12, GDT2T_hap1 genome and encodes:
- the LOC103413841 gene encoding heme-binding-like protein At3g10130, chloroplastic, which produces MGMVFGKICVETPKYKVLHSTALYEIRQYPPSVVAQFTYDPSDLKGDKDGGFAILANYIGALGNPQNTKPEKIAMTAPVITKSQNQESEMIAMTAPVVTREEKGRKMVTMEFLLPAKYGKAEEAPKPVDERVVITEEGERKYGVVGFTGVATEKVVAEKVEKLKERLEKDGYKIIGDHLLARYNPPWTLPPFRTNEVLIPIE